The following coding sequences lie in one Hydrogenophaga sp. PBL-H3 genomic window:
- a CDS encoding DASH family cryptochrome translates to MTADPSAPWSGARTLYWFRSDLRLGDNPALAQACATSSALLPVVCHDPAQDADTRWGFVRRGPHRQRFVHDSLIDLSTQLQARGSRLLQLSGRARDVLPALARELQMDAVVTEDIAAPEEQDEVQALRAAGLKVHTRDQSGLFELADLPFAPHKVPDVFTAFRQAVEHAMVRVPRVEPVPERLPPAPPGPAHLMPPPPPPPPPPPAKDDARSSFPYARHDFSGGETAGLLHLQRYFRGPLARQYKATRNQLSGTDYSTKLSPWLACGSLSARQIHAVLLQHEDRVGASDGSRWIVFELLWREHFRLLHRRHGQALYRARGLSQLPAPAHDAVAFARWCEGQTGEPLVDAGMRELATTGYLSNRLRQVVASYLIHDLACDWRAGAAWFESTLVDFDVHSNQGNWLYIAGRGTDPRGGRRFNVQKQAQDHDADGAYRALWLT, encoded by the coding sequence GTGACAGCTGACCCATCCGCCCCTTGGTCGGGCGCCCGCACCCTCTACTGGTTTCGCAGCGACCTGCGGCTGGGAGACAACCCGGCGCTGGCCCAGGCCTGTGCCACGTCCAGCGCCTTGCTGCCGGTGGTTTGCCACGACCCTGCACAGGACGCCGACACACGTTGGGGCTTTGTGCGAAGGGGTCCACACCGCCAGCGCTTCGTGCACGACAGCCTGATCGATTTGTCCACCCAGCTCCAGGCCCGGGGCAGCCGCCTGCTGCAGTTGTCCGGCCGCGCGCGCGATGTGTTGCCTGCGCTGGCGCGCGAGCTGCAGATGGACGCCGTGGTGACCGAAGACATCGCTGCGCCCGAGGAGCAGGACGAGGTGCAGGCGCTGCGCGCCGCCGGACTGAAGGTCCACACGCGCGACCAGTCGGGCTTGTTCGAGCTGGCCGACTTGCCGTTTGCGCCGCACAAGGTGCCCGACGTGTTCACCGCGTTCCGGCAGGCGGTGGAACACGCCATGGTGCGGGTGCCTCGCGTGGAGCCGGTGCCTGAGCGCCTGCCGCCCGCACCTCCTGGACCCGCGCACCTCATGCCACCGCCACCGCCACCGCCACCGCCACCGCCAGCGAAGGACGATGCGCGTTCGTCGTTTCCCTACGCAAGACACGATTTCTCTGGTGGTGAAACGGCCGGGCTGTTGCACCTGCAGCGCTACTTTCGGGGCCCGCTCGCGCGGCAGTACAAAGCCACGCGCAACCAGCTCAGCGGCACGGACTACTCGACCAAGTTGTCACCGTGGCTGGCCTGCGGCTCACTGTCGGCTCGCCAGATCCACGCCGTGCTGCTGCAGCACGAAGACCGTGTGGGAGCGAGCGATGGCAGCCGCTGGATCGTGTTCGAGCTGCTCTGGCGCGAGCATTTTCGCCTGCTGCATCGGCGCCACGGCCAAGCGCTCTACCGTGCGCGTGGGCTGAGCCAGCTGCCCGCGCCCGCGCACGACGCGGTGGCATTTGCACGCTGGTGCGAGGGCCAGACCGGCGAGCCGCTGGTGGACGCAGGCATGCGTGAACTGGCCACCACCGGTTACCTGTCGAACCGGCTGCGGCAGGTGGTGGCCAGTTACCTGATCCACGACCTGGCCTGCGACTGGCGCGCTGGCGCGGCCTGGTTCGAATCAACGCTGGTGGATTTCGACGTGCACAGCAACCAGGGTAACTGGCTCTACATCGCCGGGCGCGGCACCGACCCGCGTGGAGGACGGCGTTTCAACGTACAGAAACAGGCGCAAGACCACGACGCCGATGGCGCCTACCGCGCGCTGTGGCTCACCTGA
- a CDS encoding lipocalin family protein has protein sequence MCLAWLPVLNACTSPPDGVTVVSPFDVKRYAGQWFEIARLDHSFERGLTDVNATYRLQTDGSVAVINRGFNPDKGEWKEVVGRALFTGDSNTASLKVSFFGPFFGGYHVIALDPDYRWAMVIGPSTGYLWILARDKQLPPGVREQLVAQAARLGVNTRELIWVEQRRGDS, from the coding sequence ATGTGTCTGGCCTGGTTGCCGGTGCTCAATGCCTGCACGTCGCCGCCCGACGGCGTGACGGTGGTGAGCCCTTTCGATGTGAAGCGTTATGCCGGCCAGTGGTTCGAGATCGCCCGCCTGGACCACAGCTTCGAGCGCGGCCTGACCGACGTGAACGCCACCTACCGGCTGCAGACCGATGGCAGCGTGGCCGTGATCAACCGGGGCTTCAACCCCGACAAAGGGGAATGGAAAGAGGTGGTCGGCCGTGCGCTTTTCACCGGCGACTCCAACACCGCCTCGCTCAAGGTCTCGTTCTTCGGGCCGTTCTTCGGTGGGTATCACGTCATCGCGCTCGACCCGGACTACCGGTGGGCCATGGTGATCGGTCCCAGCACAGGCTACCTGTGGATCCTGGCGCGCGACAAACAATTGCCCCCGGGCGTGCGCGAGCAGCTCGTGGCCCAGGCAGCCCGGCTCGGTGTCAACACGCGTGAACTCATCTGGGTCGAGCAGCGGCGCGGTGACAGCTGA
- the miaB gene encoding tRNA (N6-isopentenyl adenosine(37)-C2)-methylthiotransferase MiaB: MSKKVFIKTFGCQMNEYDSDKMADVMHAAQGYEPTQDVEEADLILFNTCSVREKAQEKVFSDLGRVKHLKDKGVLIGVGGCVASQEGAEIIKRAPYVDVVFGPQTLHRLPELLNQRARMALPQVDISFPEIEKFDHLPPAKVDGGAAYVSIMEGCSKYCSYCVVPYTRGEEVSRPFDDVLVEVAGLADQGVKEVTLLGQNVNAYRGAMGDSGEIADFALLLEYVADIPGIERLRFTTSHPNEFTPRLIEAYGKIPKLVNHLHLPVQHGSDRILMAMKRGYTAMEYKSTVRKLRATRPELVMSSDFIVGFPGETDEDFDKMMKLIDDVGFDTSFSFIFSPRPGTPAANLADDTPYEVKLRRLQHLQATIEENVRRISASREGTVQRILVEGASRRSSTDVPELMGRTECNRIVNFPGGPQADRLVGQMIDVRITEARPHSLRAEVLTHESALDA; encoded by the coding sequence ATGAGCAAAAAAGTCTTTATCAAAACCTTCGGCTGCCAGATGAACGAGTACGACTCGGACAAGATGGCCGACGTGATGCACGCCGCGCAGGGTTACGAGCCCACGCAGGACGTGGAAGAGGCCGACCTGATCCTGTTCAACACCTGCTCGGTGCGCGAGAAGGCGCAGGAAAAGGTGTTCAGCGACCTCGGACGCGTGAAGCACCTCAAGGACAAGGGTGTGCTGATCGGCGTGGGCGGTTGTGTGGCCAGCCAGGAAGGCGCCGAGATCATCAAACGGGCGCCCTATGTGGACGTGGTGTTCGGCCCGCAAACGCTGCACCGCCTGCCCGAGCTGCTCAACCAGCGCGCGCGCATGGCGCTGCCGCAGGTGGACATCAGCTTCCCCGAGATCGAGAAGTTCGACCACCTGCCACCGGCCAAGGTGGATGGTGGCGCGGCTTACGTGAGCATCATGGAAGGCTGCTCCAAGTACTGCAGTTACTGCGTGGTGCCGTACACGCGCGGCGAGGAGGTGAGCCGCCCGTTCGACGACGTGCTGGTGGAGGTGGCGGGCCTGGCCGACCAGGGCGTGAAAGAGGTGACATTGCTCGGCCAGAACGTCAACGCCTACCGCGGCGCCATGGGTGACAGCGGCGAGATCGCCGACTTCGCGCTGCTGCTCGAATACGTGGCCGACATCCCCGGCATCGAGCGCCTGCGCTTCACCACCAGCCACCCCAACGAGTTCACGCCGCGCCTGATCGAGGCCTACGGCAAGATCCCCAAGCTCGTGAACCACCTGCACCTGCCGGTGCAGCACGGCAGCGACCGCATCCTCATGGCCATGAAGCGCGGCTACACCGCCATGGAATACAAGAGCACGGTGCGCAAGCTGCGCGCGACCCGGCCCGAGCTGGTGATGAGCAGCGACTTCATCGTCGGCTTCCCCGGCGAGACCGACGAGGACTTCGACAAGATGATGAAACTCATCGACGACGTGGGCTTCGACACCAGCTTCAGCTTCATCTTCAGCCCGCGTCCGGGCACCCCGGCGGCCAACCTGGCCGATGACACGCCGTATGAGGTGAAGCTCAGGCGCTTGCAGCACCTGCAGGCCACGATCGAGGAGAACGTGCGCCGCATCAGCGCCAGCCGCGAAGGCACGGTGCAGCGCATCCTGGTCGAGGGCGCGTCGCGCCGCTCCAGCACCGACGTGCCCGAGCTCATGGGCCGCACCGAGTGCAACCGCATCGTCAACTTTCCCGGGGGTCCGCAGGCCGACCGCCTGGTGGGCCAGATGATCGATGTGCGCATCACCGAAGCCCGGCCGCATTCGCTGCGCGCCGAGGTGCTCACGCACGAGTCTGCCCTGGACGCCTGA
- a CDS encoding sensor histidine kinase has protein sequence MKSLRFSFPQLLLVAFLLIGLLLGAAALRALFSLEALMAQSRESAAQAIALSTAAQSLSERSLTMERAARQSLVLRDYQLRQRFTEAAGNARDILKRLQDNELPPEYATNWRAQLNVITGLLDGPPETALDREREVARAFREIDGHSASIAQKVQSIIGTRNETLQARFETSRQELTQQVLGSIALAAAMALGFGVWLARPFKRIEKAIQGLGENRLDVPIDIPGPSDVRRVSQQLDWLRLRLTELDADKARFLRHISHELKTPLASLHEGVAVLGDGVAGALNPNQAEVVNILQHNTLMLQHQIEALLRFNAAAFEARQLRREQTDLMGLLEDQIDTQRLQWQAQGLTVRAEGVSVSLPIDREKIASAVGNLLSNAIRFSPHGGLIRFVLLDLPGRASLDIIDQGPGVAEADRDRIFEPFYRGERQPQGAVRGTGIGLSIVHEYIVAHGGRIELLPQRQGAHFRIELPHAN, from the coding sequence GTGAAATCGCTGCGCTTCTCTTTTCCCCAGCTGCTGCTGGTCGCGTTCCTGCTGATCGGGCTGCTGCTGGGCGCAGCCGCCTTGCGCGCGCTGTTTTCGCTGGAGGCCTTGATGGCGCAAAGCCGCGAGAGTGCGGCCCAGGCGATTGCGCTGTCGACCGCGGCCCAGTCGCTGTCCGAACGCAGCCTGACCATGGAGCGTGCCGCGCGCCAGTCGCTGGTGCTGCGCGACTACCAGCTGCGCCAGCGCTTCACCGAAGCCGCCGGCAACGCCCGAGACATCCTCAAGCGCCTGCAAGACAACGAGCTGCCGCCCGAGTACGCCACCAACTGGCGCGCGCAGCTCAACGTCATCACCGGCCTGCTGGACGGACCACCGGAAACGGCCCTGGACCGTGAGCGTGAGGTGGCGCGGGCGTTCCGCGAGATCGACGGCCACAGCGCATCGATCGCGCAGAAGGTGCAGTCGATCATCGGCACGCGCAACGAGACGCTGCAGGCGCGATTCGAGACCAGTCGCCAGGAACTCACCCAGCAGGTGCTGGGCTCCATCGCCCTGGCCGCCGCCATGGCGCTGGGCTTCGGCGTGTGGCTGGCGCGCCCGTTCAAGCGGATCGAAAAGGCCATCCAGGGCCTGGGAGAAAACCGGCTCGACGTGCCGATCGACATTCCCGGGCCGAGCGACGTGCGCCGCGTGAGCCAGCAACTGGACTGGCTGCGGCTGCGCCTGACCGAGCTGGACGCCGACAAGGCGCGTTTCCTGCGGCACATTTCGCACGAGCTCAAGACACCGCTGGCCTCATTGCACGAAGGGGTGGCCGTGCTGGGCGACGGCGTGGCCGGCGCGCTCAACCCCAACCAGGCCGAGGTGGTCAACATCCTGCAGCACAACACCCTGATGCTGCAGCACCAGATCGAAGCGCTGCTGCGCTTCAATGCCGCGGCCTTCGAGGCGCGGCAACTCAGGCGCGAGCAGACCGATCTGATGGGTTTGCTGGAGGACCAGATCGACACCCAGCGCCTGCAGTGGCAGGCTCAGGGTCTCACCGTGCGCGCCGAGGGCGTGTCGGTGAGCCTGCCGATCGACCGCGAGAAGATCGCCTCGGCCGTGGGCAACCTGCTGTCCAACGCCATCCGTTTTTCGCCCCACGGCGGCCTGATCCGCTTCGTGCTGCTGGACCTGCCCGGGCGCGCCAGCCTGGACATCATCGACCAGGGCCCCGGCGTGGCCGAGGCCGACCGCGACCGCATCTTCGAGCCCTTCTACCGGGGCGAACGACAACCCCAGGGCGCCGTGCGTGGCACCGGCATCGGCCTGTCCATCGTGCACGAGTACATTGTTGCCCACGGTGGCCGCATCGAACTGCTGCCCCAGCGCCAGGGCGCCCATTTCCGTATCGAACTTCCCCATGCGAACTAG
- a CDS encoding sigma 54-interacting transcriptional regulator has translation MSTAPRARLLVVDDDADMLRLLAMRLGSAGYHVTSVGSAEAALSQLDIERPQLVLSDVRLPGKDGLALFDEIRKRHPSLPVILLTAHGTIPDAVEATARGVFTYLTKPYDAKELLEKIAQALALGAPASDNARVDEAWRSEIVSRSNRMADLLAEARMVAQSDASVLLRGDSGTGKEMLARAIHKASARASRPFIAVNCGAIPEALLESELFGHMKGAFTDAVANHKGLFQAADGGTLLLDEIGDMPPALQVKLLRVLQERAVRPLGSSQSLPVDVRIISATHRDLEEAMATAQFREDLYYRLNVVTLTLPTLAERREDIPLLANHFLAKLAAKYGKRSSGFAPEALKALTMSAWPGNVRQLYNVVEQVCALSTTPLVSLALVQRALRTPSVEVLSFADAKQRFERDYLVGLLKMTDGNVADAARLAQRNRTEFYRLLQKHALTPGLFKSDATPGSSGIPGDAVADE, from the coding sequence ATGAGCACAGCGCCACGCGCGCGCCTGCTGGTCGTCGACGACGACGCCGACATGCTGCGCCTGCTGGCGATGCGCCTGGGCTCGGCGGGTTACCACGTCACCTCGGTCGGCTCGGCCGAAGCCGCGCTCAGCCAGCTCGACATCGAACGGCCCCAGCTGGTGCTCTCCGACGTGCGCCTGCCGGGGAAAGACGGGCTGGCCCTGTTCGACGAAATCCGCAAGCGTCACCCCTCACTCCCCGTGATCCTGCTGACCGCGCACGGCACCATTCCCGATGCGGTGGAAGCCACGGCGCGCGGCGTCTTCACCTATCTCACCAAACCCTACGACGCCAAGGAACTGCTGGAGAAGATTGCGCAGGCCCTGGCGCTGGGCGCACCGGCCAGCGACAACGCGCGGGTGGATGAAGCCTGGCGCAGCGAAATCGTGAGCCGCTCCAACCGCATGGCCGACCTGCTGGCCGAGGCGCGCATGGTGGCCCAGAGCGACGCCAGCGTTCTGCTGCGCGGCGATTCGGGCACCGGCAAGGAAATGCTGGCGCGCGCCATCCACAAGGCCAGCGCGCGCGCTTCCCGGCCTTTCATTGCGGTGAACTGCGGCGCCATCCCCGAGGCCCTGCTCGAATCCGAGCTGTTCGGCCACATGAAGGGCGCCTTCACCGACGCCGTGGCCAATCACAAGGGCCTGTTCCAGGCGGCCGACGGCGGCACGCTGCTGCTCGACGAGATTGGGGACATGCCGCCCGCCCTGCAGGTGAAGCTGCTGCGCGTGCTGCAGGAGCGTGCGGTGCGCCCGCTGGGATCGAGCCAGTCGCTGCCGGTGGACGTGCGCATCATCTCGGCCACCCACCGCGACCTGGAAGAGGCCATGGCCACGGCGCAGTTCCGCGAAGACCTGTACTACCGCCTCAACGTGGTCACGCTGACCCTGCCCACACTGGCCGAACGGCGCGAAGACATTCCGCTCCTGGCCAACCATTTCCTGGCCAAGCTGGCCGCCAAGTACGGCAAACGCAGCTCGGGCTTTGCACCCGAGGCGCTCAAGGCACTGACCATGTCGGCCTGGCCGGGCAATGTGCGCCAGCTCTACAACGTGGTCGAGCAGGTCTGTGCGCTCTCGACCACGCCGCTGGTTTCGCTGGCGCTGGTGCAGCGCGCGCTGCGCACGCCCTCGGTGGAGGTGCTGAGCTTTGCCGACGCCAAGCAGCGCTTCGAGCGCGACTACCTGGTGGGCCTGCTCAAGATGACCGACGGCAACGTGGCCGACGCAGCCCGCCTGGCGCAGCGCAACCGCACCGAGTTCTACCGGTTGCTGCAAAAACACGCCTTGACGCCAGGCCTCTTCAAAAGCGACGCCACCCCGGGTTCTTCGGGTATTCCCGGAGATGCTGTCGCCGATGAGTGA
- a CDS encoding glucan biosynthesis protein: MPRSIRPFSASRRHRAAALLGALLALLCGASAQAQRLDWDGLTQLAQTRAAEPLRANSDKLPAELASITYDQLRDIRFKPEQSLWRTDALPFEAQFFHLGLYQLDPVRIHELLPDGRVNHLPYRSADFDVGKNTFNPAPWGDLGHAGFRLHYPLNGQTYKDELVVFQGASYFRALGAGQQYGLSARGLAIDTVGGSGEEFPRFTEFWLERPVAGATEATVLALLESKRATGAYRFVIRPGQQTTTTVNARIFLRPGAGPVNTLGIAPLTSMFLSGENQPMAGDFRPEVHDSDGLMMVSGEGEWLWRPLQRPKAVTVSSFSMQNPRGFGLMQRDRSFASYEDVEARYERRPSAWIKPLGDWGPGRVELVQLPAPDETHDNIVAYWVPATLPAPGQPLEVAYELAWQGDAQQRPPSSWVTQSRRGHGYTQLSTEEQGRQPQYVLDFTGPALDALPAGATVKAVVSANANGRVLQTLAYPNPATRSWRVTVRVERIDATQPVELRAFLQHNNDTVSETWTHLLLPE; this comes from the coding sequence ATGCCCCGCTCGATTCGCCCCTTTTCAGCCTCCCGACGCCACCGCGCCGCAGCGCTGCTGGGCGCCTTGCTGGCCTTGCTTTGCGGGGCGTCAGCCCAGGCTCAGCGCCTGGACTGGGACGGCCTGACCCAGCTGGCCCAGACCCGCGCCGCCGAGCCCCTGCGCGCAAACAGCGACAAGCTGCCGGCCGAGCTGGCCAGCATCACCTACGACCAGTTGCGCGACATCCGCTTCAAGCCCGAGCAGTCGCTCTGGCGCACCGACGCCCTGCCGTTTGAAGCCCAGTTTTTTCACCTCGGCCTGTACCAGCTTGACCCCGTGCGCATCCACGAGCTCTTGCCCGATGGCCGGGTGAACCACCTGCCGTACCGCAGCGCCGACTTCGACGTCGGCAAGAACACCTTCAACCCCGCGCCATGGGGCGACCTCGGGCACGCCGGCTTTCGCCTGCACTACCCCCTCAACGGCCAGACCTACAAGGACGAACTGGTCGTGTTCCAGGGCGCAAGCTACTTCCGCGCGCTCGGCGCCGGCCAGCAATACGGCCTGTCGGCTCGCGGCCTGGCGATCGACACCGTGGGCGGCAGCGGCGAGGAATTCCCGCGCTTCACCGAGTTCTGGCTGGAACGCCCCGTCGCAGGCGCCACCGAGGCCACCGTGCTGGCCTTGCTCGAATCGAAGCGCGCCACCGGCGCCTACCGCTTTGTGATCCGTCCCGGCCAGCAAACCACCACCACGGTCAACGCCCGCATCTTCCTGCGCCCCGGCGCTGGCCCGGTGAACACCCTGGGCATCGCGCCGCTGACCAGCATGTTCCTCTCGGGCGAAAACCAGCCCATGGCCGGCGACTTCCGCCCCGAAGTGCACGACTCCGACGGTTTGATGATGGTCAGTGGCGAGGGCGAATGGCTGTGGCGCCCGCTGCAGCGCCCGAAGGCGGTGACGGTCAGCTCGTTCAGCATGCAGAACCCGCGCGGCTTCGGCCTCATGCAGCGCGACCGCAGCTTTGCCAGCTATGAAGACGTGGAAGCGCGCTACGAGCGCCGCCCGAGCGCCTGGATCAAGCCGCTGGGCGACTGGGGCCCGGGCCGCGTGGAGCTGGTGCAGCTGCCCGCGCCCGACGAGACGCACGACAACATCGTGGCGTACTGGGTGCCTGCCACCCTGCCCGCACCGGGCCAGCCGCTGGAAGTGGCCTACGAACTGGCCTGGCAAGGCGATGCGCAGCAACGCCCGCCATCGAGCTGGGTCACCCAGAGCCGCCGAGGCCATGGCTACACCCAGCTCAGCACAGAAGAACAAGGCCGCCAGCCGCAATACGTCCTCGACTTCACCGGCCCCGCGCTGGACGCGCTGCCCGCGGGCGCCACGGTCAAGGCCGTGGTCAGCGCCAACGCCAACGGCCGCGTGCTCCAGACCCTGGCCTACCCCAACCCCGCCACGCGCTCCTGGCGCGTGACCGTGCGCGTCGAGCGCATCGATGCGACGCAGCCTGTGGAGCTGCGTGCATTCCTCCAACACAACAACGACACCGTGAGCGAAACATGGACACACCTGCTGTTACCCGAATGA
- the mdoH gene encoding glucans biosynthesis glucosyltransferase MdoH, whose product MSTPTHPAPSQRSVLREERHPNAVTAPPLNRGSMVPRPWRGFWNSIGTALLSTASRVLPPYSQATQDDARPAPEAWETAANRRRMVFVLLTVLSTAFATSLFADAQPEHDNLWLQVGQLALFGLLSAWVVTGFVTALMGFWVSLRGDAHTLSAAAVRHHPMNPEARTAIIMPICNEDVATVFAGLRATCESLAATGHARQFDVFVLSDSYDPAIAAAEKSAWENLRAALAAQPELPQIEVYYRLRTRRTHRKAGNVADFCRRWGKDYRYMVVLDADSVMSGSCIVSMVKLMEAHPKAGIVQTATQAIGHATLHARAQQFGSRVTGRLFTLGMQFWQLGESHYWGHNAIIRVEPFMRHCALAPIKGTGGMAGGIMSHDFVEAALMRRAGFQVWLVSDLTGSYEQQPPDLLSELQRDRRWCQGNLQNSRLMAEPGIHRVHRTMFAIGAMSYLSAPLWLAFLTIGTALWAADASTIPHWQAVPEELRALWMWTLTMLFMPRVLGLLAVFLKGEQKSFGGTVGLLGSSVVETVLALMQAPIRMLAHSLFVLVALTGLKLEWKSPPREANGVSWRDALARLAPMTAVIGLLGLGVAAINANALIWLAPVALPLLLAVPLTVATSHVDLGAWMRSRGVLLIPEESWSPAVLRRAWRHASRLALQVA is encoded by the coding sequence ATGAGCACTCCGACCCACCCTGCCCCGTCCCAGCGCAGCGTGCTGCGCGAAGAACGCCACCCCAACGCCGTGACCGCACCGCCGCTCAACCGCGGCTCCATGGTGCCGCGTCCGTGGCGCGGTTTCTGGAACAGCATTGGCACCGCGCTGCTGAGCACGGCCAGCCGCGTGCTGCCGCCGTACTCGCAGGCAACACAAGACGATGCCAGGCCAGCACCCGAGGCCTGGGAAACCGCGGCCAACCGGCGCCGCATGGTGTTCGTGCTGCTCACCGTGCTGAGCACGGCGTTTGCCACCAGCCTGTTCGCCGACGCTCAGCCCGAGCACGACAACCTGTGGCTGCAAGTCGGCCAGCTGGCGCTCTTCGGCCTGCTGTCGGCCTGGGTCGTCACCGGTTTCGTGACCGCCCTCATGGGTTTCTGGGTCTCGCTGCGCGGTGACGCGCACACGCTCTCGGCCGCCGCGGTGCGCCACCACCCCATGAACCCCGAAGCGCGCACGGCGATCATCATGCCGATCTGCAACGAGGACGTGGCCACCGTGTTCGCCGGCCTGCGCGCCACCTGCGAGTCGCTCGCCGCCACCGGCCACGCGCGCCAGTTCGACGTGTTCGTGCTCTCCGACAGCTACGACCCGGCGATCGCCGCCGCTGAAAAATCCGCCTGGGAAAACCTGCGTGCCGCGCTCGCCGCCCAGCCCGAGCTGCCGCAGATCGAGGTGTACTACCGCCTGCGCACACGCCGCACCCACCGCAAGGCCGGCAACGTGGCCGACTTCTGCCGCCGCTGGGGCAAGGACTACCGCTACATGGTCGTGCTCGATGCCGACAGCGTCATGAGCGGCAGCTGCATCGTCTCCATGGTCAAACTGATGGAAGCCCACCCCAAGGCCGGCATCGTGCAGACCGCCACGCAAGCCATCGGCCACGCCACGCTGCACGCCCGCGCGCAGCAGTTCGGCTCGCGCGTCACCGGTCGCCTGTTCACGCTGGGCATGCAGTTCTGGCAGCTCGGCGAGTCGCACTACTGGGGCCACAACGCGATCATCCGCGTCGAGCCCTTCATGCGGCATTGCGCGCTCGCGCCCATCAAGGGCACGGGCGGCATGGCCGGCGGCATCATGTCGCACGACTTTGTGGAAGCCGCGCTGATGCGCCGCGCCGGCTTCCAGGTGTGGCTGGTCTCCGACCTCACCGGCAGCTACGAGCAGCAGCCGCCCGACCTGCTGAGCGAGTTGCAGCGCGACCGCCGCTGGTGCCAGGGCAACCTGCAGAACTCGCGCCTGATGGCCGAGCCCGGCATCCACCGCGTGCACCGCACCATGTTCGCCATCGGCGCCATGTCCTACCTCTCGGCCCCGCTGTGGCTGGCCTTCCTGACCATCGGTACCGCCCTGTGGGCCGCCGACGCCAGCACGATCCCGCACTGGCAAGCCGTGCCCGAAGAGCTGCGCGCCCTGTGGATGTGGACGCTGACCATGCTGTTCATGCCACGCGTGCTGGGTCTGCTGGCCGTGTTCCTGAAGGGCGAGCAAAAATCGTTCGGCGGCACCGTGGGACTGCTCGGCAGTTCCGTGGTGGAAACCGTGCTGGCCCTGATGCAGGCCCCCATCCGCATGCTGGCGCACTCGCTGTTCGTGCTGGTGGCGCTCACCGGCCTGAAGCTGGAATGGAAGTCGCCCCCCCGTGAAGCCAACGGCGTGAGCTGGCGCGATGCCCTGGCGCGACTGGCGCCGATGACGGCGGTGATCGGCCTGCTGGGCCTGGGTGTGGCCGCGATCAACGCCAACGCGCTGATCTGGCTCGCCCCGGTGGCCCTGCCGCTGCTGCTGGCCGTGCCCCTGACCGTGGCCACCAGCCATGTGGACCTGGGTGCCTGGATGCGCTCGCGCGGCGTGCTGCTGATCCCCGAAGAGTCGTGGTCGCCCGCCGTGCTGCGCCGGGCGTGGCGCCACGCCAGCCGATTGGCGCTTCAGGTCGCCTGA